The following coding sequences lie in one Corticium candelabrum chromosome 10, ooCorCand1.1, whole genome shotgun sequence genomic window:
- the LOC134185986 gene encoding 18S rRNA aminocarboxypropyltransferase-like: MGRVVEAKDDEEWCENPPFKVPFPLAIWDFDECHPKKCTGRRLLRKGIVRKLHFDQRFYGIVLSPLADTHISPADKDLIAQLGLAVIDCSWAELKASKFSMMYNKLWSSFNRYSMLEGRENSSLVF, translated from the exons ATGGGTAGGGTAGTGGAAGCAAAAGACGACGAAGAATGGTGTGAAAATCCACCATTCAAGGTGCCCTTTCCACTTGCAATATGG GATTTTGACGAATGTCACCCAAAGAAGTGCACCGGCCGGAGGCTACTGAGGAAGGGGATTGTTCGCAAGTTGCATTTTGATCAACGATTCTATGGTATTGTGTTGAGTCCCCTCGCTGACACTCACATATCGCCCGCAGACAAAGACCTCATCGCACAGCTTGGCCTCGCTGTGATCGACTGCTCATGGGCCGAACTGAAGGCGTCGAAGTTTAGTATGATGTACAATAAGCTCTGGTCCTCCTTCAACCGCTACTCCATGTTGGAGGGGAGAGA GAACTCCAGTCTCGTTTTCTGA
- the LOC134185214 gene encoding protein CbbX-like, producing MASSCYSSKQTNFTKCEFLLRLQLLFCKLHCRGVAGSGDSTKDYGQCAVEKLMKEMEIHDPVMIFAGYPREMKQFFDSNAGLYRRIPLVLNFPDYSREELGKILQSVLIQNQYHVDDDSSIEEAIGQLQDQQIACMNAGICQLIFQKARDSLINRLDPHDFMSADLNIFQKMMS from the exons ATGGCATCTAGCT GCTATAGCAGCAAGCAGACGAATTTCACAAAGTGCGAGTTTCTTCTTCGACTGCAGTTGCTTTTCTGCAAGCTTCACTGTCGCGGTGTCGCGGGGTCAG GAGACAGCACAAAAGATTACGGACAGTGTGCTGTAGAAAAACTGATGAAAGAGATGGAGATTCACGATCCTGTCATGATCTTCGCCGGCTATCCTAGAGAGATGAAACAATTTTTTGATTCCAATGCAGGTCTTTACAGGCGTATTCCGTTGGTCCTAAACTTTCCCGACTACTCTAGGGAAGAGCTGGGAAAGATCTTGCAATCCGTACTGATCCAGAACCAATATCACGTCGATGACGACTCATCAATTGAAGAGGCAATCGGCCAGCTACAAGACCAACAGATTGCCTGCATGAATGCAGGCATATGCCAACTAATATTTCAAAAGGCCAGAGACAGTCTGATAAACAGATTGGACCCTCATGATTTTATGTCGGCCGACCTAAACATTTTTCAAAAAATGATGTCATAA